In the Phenylobacterium soli genome, TCGAACCGCGACACCTGGTGGTCAATGCCCGGAAACTCGACTATGGCGACCCAGAGCACGTACGGCTCCTGCTCTCCGTGACCGACGTCACCGACGCGCGACTTGCCGACAAGCTGAAGGATGACCTGCTGCGGGAAAAGGCCATCCTGCTTCAGGAGATCCAGCACCGGGTCGCCAACAGCCTGCAGATCATCGCCAGTGTGATCCTCCAGAGCGCGCGCCACGCGCAGTCGGAAGAAGCTCGGAGCTATCTCAGGGACGCCCACAGCCGGGTCATGTCGGTCGCTACTCTGCAGCAGCAGTTGGCCGCATCGCGCCTGGGCGACGTCGACCTTCGCCCCTATTTCACGCAGCTTTGCGAAAGCATCGGCGCCTCGATGATCCGCGATCGCGACCGATTGACCCTGGAGGTCAATGCCGACGCCAGCCCCGTTCCCGCGCAGACCTCCGTGAGTCTTGGGCTAATCGTCACCGAACTCGTGATCAACTCGCTGAAACACGCCTTTCCCGGCGATCGCCGAGGCAGGATCGTGGTGGAATACCACGCGCACGGCCCGAACTGGGAATTGGCGGTCACGGACAACGGCATCGGGATGCCCAAGGACGCGGCGAGCGCCTCCCCGGGACTTGGGACCGGCATCATAGCGGCACTGGCAACCCAGCTGCGCGCTCGTGTTCAGGTCACCGACGCGCACCCCGGCACAACCGTGTCGCTTATTCATGGCCAGTGGGCTTCAGTCCAGGCCGAGCGGCGAGAGGTATTGGGGGAGGCTCGCTCGTAGGTGGCGCGCAGCGCGCACGCGCCATCCGCGGGCCGAGTTGGAGCCGCGACTGAGGGACGTGATGTTCCCGAGGAGGTCAGAATGCCCGTTGAAAACACCGACCTGGAGCGCCGGGTTCTGGCGCATGAGCAGATCCTGCAAGCCCTCATGGCTCAGCTGGCGGAAGGCCAGCCCGGC is a window encoding:
- a CDS encoding sensor histidine kinase, with the protein product MAARTILDPDTGLALALAVVGSSTSPLVLLDGDFNIVAASVSFFDAFQLARGDAEGRSLFDLSSGEWNVPQLRALLKATAAGDARVEAYEMDLTGDRVEPRHLVVNARKLDYGDPEHVRLLLSVTDVTDARLADKLKDDLLREKAILLQEIQHRVANSLQIIASVILQSARHAQSEEARSYLRDAHSRVMSVATLQQQLAASRLGDVDLRPYFTQLCESIGASMIRDRDRLTLEVNADASPVPAQTSVSLGLIVTELVINSLKHAFPGDRRGRIVVEYHAHGPNWELAVTDNGIGMPKDAASASPGLGTGIIAALATQLRARVQVTDAHPGTTVSLIHGQWASVQAERREVLGEARS